In Phacochoerus africanus isolate WHEZ1 chromosome 2, ROS_Pafr_v1, whole genome shotgun sequence, one DNA window encodes the following:
- the VPS18 gene encoding vacuolar protein sorting-associated protein 18 homolog isoform X1, giving the protein MASILDEYEDSLSRSAVLQPGCPSVGIPHSGYVNAQLEKEAPIFSKQRIDFTPSECITSLVVSCNQLCMSLGKDTLLRIDLGKANEPNHMELGRKDDAKVHKMFLDHTGSHLLIALSSTEVLYVNRNGQKVRPLARWKGQLVESVGWNKALGTESSTGPILVGTAQGQIFEAELSASEGGLFGPAPDLYFRPLYVLNEEGGPAPVCSLEAERGPEGRGFVIATTRQRLFQFIGRASEGAEAQGFSGLFAAYADHPPPFREFPSSLGYSELAFYTPKLRSAPRAFAWMMGDGVLYGSLDCGRPDSLLSEERVWEYPEGVGPGGSPPLAIVLTQFHFLLLLADRVEAVCTLTGQVVLRDHFLEKFGPLRHMVKDSSTGHLWAHTERAVFRYHVQREARDVWRTYLDMNRFDLAKEYCRERPDCLDTVLAREADFCFRQRRYLESARCYALTQSYFEEIALKFLEARQEEALAEFLQRKLASLKPAERTQATLLTTWLTELYLSRLGALQGDPEALNLYRETRERFRAFLSSPRHKEWLFASRASIHELLASHGDTEHMVYFAVIMQDYERVVAYHCQHEAYEEALAVLARHRDPQLFYKFSPILIRHIPRQLVDAWIELGSRLDARQLIPALVNYSQGGEAQQVSQAIRYMEFCVNVLGETEQAIHNYLLSLYARGQPASLLAYLEQAGTSPHRVHYDLKYALRLCAEHGHHRACVHVYKVLELYEEAVDLALQVDVDLAKQCADLPEEDEELRKKLWLKIARHVVQEEEDVQTAMACLASCPLLKIEDVLPFFPDFVTIDHFKEAICSSLKAYNYHIQELQQEMEEATASAQRIRRDLQELRGRYGTVEPQDKCATCDFPLLNRPFYLFLCGHMFHADCLLQAVRPGLPAYKQARLEELQRKLGAVPPPSKGSARAKEAEAGAAASGPSREQLKADLDELVAAECVYCGELMIRSIDRPFIDPQCYEEEHLSWL; this is encoded by the exons ATGGCGTCTATCTTGGATGAATATGAGGACTCCCTGTCCCGCTCGGCCGTCTTGCAGCCCGGCTGCCCCAGCGTGGGCATCCCCCATTCGG GGTATGTGAATGCCCAGCTAGAGAAGGAAGCGCCCATCTTCTCGAAGCAGCGCATTGACTTTACCCCTTCCGAGTGTATCACCAGTCTTGTCGTTTCCTGCAATCAGCTCTGCATGAGCCTGGGCAAGGATACACTACTTCG CATTGACTTAGGCAAAGCAAATGAACCCAACCACATGGAGCTGGGGCGCAAGGATGATGCCAAAGTTCACAAGATGTTCCTGGACCATACTG GCTCTCACCTGCTGATTGCTCTGAGCAGCACAGAGGTCCTCTACGTGAACCGTAATGGACAGAAGGTTCGGCCCTTGGCCCGTTGGAAGGGGCAGCTGGTGGAGAGTGTAGGTTGGAACAAGGCCCTGGGCACCGAGAGCAGCACAGGCCCCATCCTGGTCGGCACCGCCCAAGGCCAGATCTTCGAAGCAGAGCTCTCCGCCAGTGAGGGTGGGCTTTTTGGCCCTGCCCCGGATCTTTACTTCCGTCCACTGTACGTGCTAAATGAAGAAGGGGGCCCAGCACCTGTGTGCTCCCTGGAGGCCGAGCGGGGCCCTGAAGGGCGGGGCTTTGTGATCGCCACCACCAGGCAGCGCCTCTTCCAGTTCATAGGCCGAGCGTCAGAGGGAGCTGAGGCTCAGGGCTTCTCTGGGCTCTTTGCTGCCTATGCTGACCACCCCCCTCCATTCCGTGAGTTCCCCAGCAGTCTGGGCTACAGCGAGTTGGCCTTCTACACCCCCAAGTTACGCTCGGCGCCCCGGGCCTTTGCCTGGATGATGGGGGATGGCGTGTTGTATGGATCGTTGGACTGCGGGCGGCCTGACTCCCTGCTGAGCGAGGAACGGGTCTGGGAGTACCCAGAGGGGGTGGGTCCTGGCGGCAGCCCACCCCTGGCCATCGTCCTGACCCAGTTCCACTTCCTCCTGCTGCTGGCAGACCGCGTGGAGGCGGTGTGCACGCTGACGGGCCAGGTGGTGCTGCGGGACCACTTCCTGGAGAAGTTTGGGCCACTGAGGCACATGGTGAAGGACTCCTCCACGGGCCACCTGTGGGCCCACACCGAGCGGGCTGTCTTCCGCTACCACGTACAGAGGGAGGCCCGGGATGTCTGGCGCACCTACCTGGACATGAACCGCTTCGACCTGGCCAAGGAGTATTGTCGAGAGCGGCCTGACTGCCTGGACACAGTCCTGGCCCGGGAGGCCGACTTCTGCTTTCGCCAACGTCGTTACCTGGAGAGCGCACGCTGCTATGCCCTGACCCAGAGCTACTTTGAGGAGATTGCCCTCAAGTTCTTGGAGGCCCGGCAGGAGGAGGCTCTGGCCGAGTTCCTGCAGCGAAAACTGGCCAGTCTCAAGCCGGCTGAGCGCACCCAGGCCACGCTGCTTACCACCTGGCTGACAGAGCTCTACCTGAGCCGGCTTGGGGCCCTGCAGGGTGACCCCGAGGCTCTGAACCTCTACCGGGAAACCCGGGAGCGCTTCCGTGCCTTCCTCAGCAGCCCCCGCCACAAGGAGTGGCTCTTCGCCAGCCGGGCCTCCATCCACGAGCTGCTTGCCAGCCATGGGGACACGGAGCACATGGTGTACTTTGCTGTGATCATGCAGGACTATGAGCGCGTGGTGGCGTACCACTGCCAGCATGAGGCCTATGAAGAGGCACTGGCCGTGCTGGCCCGCCACCGTGACCCCCAGCTCTTCTACAAGTTCTCGCCCATCCTCATCCGTCACATCCCTCGCCAGCTGGTGGACGCTTGGATTGAGCTGGGCAGTCGGCTGGATGCCCGGCAGCTCATCCCTGCCCTAGTGAACTATAGCCAGGGTGGCGAGGCCCAGCAGGTGAGCCAGGCCATCCGCTACATGGAGTTCTGCGTGAATGTGCTGGGCGAGACTGAGCAGGCCATTCACAATTACCTGCTGTCACTCTATGCCCGAGGCCAGCCAGCCTCGCTGCTGGCCTACCTGGAGCAGGCCGGGACTAGCCCGCACCGGGTGCATTACGACCTCAAGTATGCATTGCGGCTCTGCGCTGAGCATGGCCACCACCGCGCTTGTGTCCACGTCTATAAGGTCCTGGAGCTGTATGAAGAGGCTGTGGACCTGGCCCTGCAG GTGGACGTGGACCTAGCCAAGCAGTGTGCTGACCTGCCCGAGGAAGACGAGGAGCTGCGCAAGAAACTGTGGCTGAAGATTGCCCGGCACGTAgtgcaggaggaggaagatgtgCAGACAGCCATGGCCTGCCTGGCCAGCTGCCCCCTGCTCAAGATTGAGGACGTGCTGCCTTTCTTCCCAGACTTCGTCACCATCGACCACTTCAAAGAAGCCATCTGCAGCTCACTCAAGGCCTACAACTACCACATCCAAGAGCTGCAGCAGGAGATGGAAGAGGCCACAGCCAGCGCCCAGCGCATCCGGAGAGATCTGCAGGAGCTGCGGGGCCGCTACGGCACTGTGGAGCCCCAGGACAAATGTGCCACCTGCGACTTCCCCTTGCTTAACCGCCCTTTTTACCTCTTCCTCTGTGGCCACATGTTCCACGCTGACTGCCTGCTGCAGGCCGTGCGGCCTGGCCTGCCAGCCTACAAGCAGGCCCGGCTAGAGGAGCTGCAGCGGAAGCTGGGGGCTGTTCCGCCCCCCTCCAAGGGCTCTGCCCGGGCTAAGGAGGCTGAGGCAGGGGCGGCTGCCTCCGGCCCCAGCCGGGAACAGCTCAAGGCCGACCTGGATGAACTGGTGGCTGCTGAGTGTGTGTACTGTGGGGAGCTGATGATCCGCTCTATTGACCGGCCCTTTATTGACCCCCAGTGCTATGAGGAGGAGCACCTCAGTTGGTTGTAG
- the VPS18 gene encoding vacuolar protein sorting-associated protein 18 homolog isoform X2, with amino-acid sequence MNPTTWSWGARMMPKFTRCSWTILGATLSPTPGSHLLIALSSTEVLYVNRNGQKVRPLARWKGQLVESVGWNKALGTESSTGPILVGTAQGQIFEAELSASEGGLFGPAPDLYFRPLYVLNEEGGPAPVCSLEAERGPEGRGFVIATTRQRLFQFIGRASEGAEAQGFSGLFAAYADHPPPFREFPSSLGYSELAFYTPKLRSAPRAFAWMMGDGVLYGSLDCGRPDSLLSEERVWEYPEGVGPGGSPPLAIVLTQFHFLLLLADRVEAVCTLTGQVVLRDHFLEKFGPLRHMVKDSSTGHLWAHTERAVFRYHVQREARDVWRTYLDMNRFDLAKEYCRERPDCLDTVLAREADFCFRQRRYLESARCYALTQSYFEEIALKFLEARQEEALAEFLQRKLASLKPAERTQATLLTTWLTELYLSRLGALQGDPEALNLYRETRERFRAFLSSPRHKEWLFASRASIHELLASHGDTEHMVYFAVIMQDYERVVAYHCQHEAYEEALAVLARHRDPQLFYKFSPILIRHIPRQLVDAWIELGSRLDARQLIPALVNYSQGGEAQQVSQAIRYMEFCVNVLGETEQAIHNYLLSLYARGQPASLLAYLEQAGTSPHRVHYDLKYALRLCAEHGHHRACVHVYKVLELYEEAVDLALQVDVDLAKQCADLPEEDEELRKKLWLKIARHVVQEEEDVQTAMACLASCPLLKIEDVLPFFPDFVTIDHFKEAICSSLKAYNYHIQELQQEMEEATASAQRIRRDLQELRGRYGTVEPQDKCATCDFPLLNRPFYLFLCGHMFHADCLLQAVRPGLPAYKQARLEELQRKLGAVPPPSKGSARAKEAEAGAAASGPSREQLKADLDELVAAECVYCGELMIRSIDRPFIDPQCYEEEHLSWL; translated from the exons ATGAACCCAACCACATGGAGCTGGGGCGCAAGGATGATGCCAAAGTTCACAAGATGTTCCTGGACCATACTG GGTGCCACGCTCTCCCCTACTCCAGGCTCTCACCTGCTGATTGCTCTGAGCAGCACAGAGGTCCTCTACGTGAACCGTAATGGACAGAAGGTTCGGCCCTTGGCCCGTTGGAAGGGGCAGCTGGTGGAGAGTGTAGGTTGGAACAAGGCCCTGGGCACCGAGAGCAGCACAGGCCCCATCCTGGTCGGCACCGCCCAAGGCCAGATCTTCGAAGCAGAGCTCTCCGCCAGTGAGGGTGGGCTTTTTGGCCCTGCCCCGGATCTTTACTTCCGTCCACTGTACGTGCTAAATGAAGAAGGGGGCCCAGCACCTGTGTGCTCCCTGGAGGCCGAGCGGGGCCCTGAAGGGCGGGGCTTTGTGATCGCCACCACCAGGCAGCGCCTCTTCCAGTTCATAGGCCGAGCGTCAGAGGGAGCTGAGGCTCAGGGCTTCTCTGGGCTCTTTGCTGCCTATGCTGACCACCCCCCTCCATTCCGTGAGTTCCCCAGCAGTCTGGGCTACAGCGAGTTGGCCTTCTACACCCCCAAGTTACGCTCGGCGCCCCGGGCCTTTGCCTGGATGATGGGGGATGGCGTGTTGTATGGATCGTTGGACTGCGGGCGGCCTGACTCCCTGCTGAGCGAGGAACGGGTCTGGGAGTACCCAGAGGGGGTGGGTCCTGGCGGCAGCCCACCCCTGGCCATCGTCCTGACCCAGTTCCACTTCCTCCTGCTGCTGGCAGACCGCGTGGAGGCGGTGTGCACGCTGACGGGCCAGGTGGTGCTGCGGGACCACTTCCTGGAGAAGTTTGGGCCACTGAGGCACATGGTGAAGGACTCCTCCACGGGCCACCTGTGGGCCCACACCGAGCGGGCTGTCTTCCGCTACCACGTACAGAGGGAGGCCCGGGATGTCTGGCGCACCTACCTGGACATGAACCGCTTCGACCTGGCCAAGGAGTATTGTCGAGAGCGGCCTGACTGCCTGGACACAGTCCTGGCCCGGGAGGCCGACTTCTGCTTTCGCCAACGTCGTTACCTGGAGAGCGCACGCTGCTATGCCCTGACCCAGAGCTACTTTGAGGAGATTGCCCTCAAGTTCTTGGAGGCCCGGCAGGAGGAGGCTCTGGCCGAGTTCCTGCAGCGAAAACTGGCCAGTCTCAAGCCGGCTGAGCGCACCCAGGCCACGCTGCTTACCACCTGGCTGACAGAGCTCTACCTGAGCCGGCTTGGGGCCCTGCAGGGTGACCCCGAGGCTCTGAACCTCTACCGGGAAACCCGGGAGCGCTTCCGTGCCTTCCTCAGCAGCCCCCGCCACAAGGAGTGGCTCTTCGCCAGCCGGGCCTCCATCCACGAGCTGCTTGCCAGCCATGGGGACACGGAGCACATGGTGTACTTTGCTGTGATCATGCAGGACTATGAGCGCGTGGTGGCGTACCACTGCCAGCATGAGGCCTATGAAGAGGCACTGGCCGTGCTGGCCCGCCACCGTGACCCCCAGCTCTTCTACAAGTTCTCGCCCATCCTCATCCGTCACATCCCTCGCCAGCTGGTGGACGCTTGGATTGAGCTGGGCAGTCGGCTGGATGCCCGGCAGCTCATCCCTGCCCTAGTGAACTATAGCCAGGGTGGCGAGGCCCAGCAGGTGAGCCAGGCCATCCGCTACATGGAGTTCTGCGTGAATGTGCTGGGCGAGACTGAGCAGGCCATTCACAATTACCTGCTGTCACTCTATGCCCGAGGCCAGCCAGCCTCGCTGCTGGCCTACCTGGAGCAGGCCGGGACTAGCCCGCACCGGGTGCATTACGACCTCAAGTATGCATTGCGGCTCTGCGCTGAGCATGGCCACCACCGCGCTTGTGTCCACGTCTATAAGGTCCTGGAGCTGTATGAAGAGGCTGTGGACCTGGCCCTGCAG GTGGACGTGGACCTAGCCAAGCAGTGTGCTGACCTGCCCGAGGAAGACGAGGAGCTGCGCAAGAAACTGTGGCTGAAGATTGCCCGGCACGTAgtgcaggaggaggaagatgtgCAGACAGCCATGGCCTGCCTGGCCAGCTGCCCCCTGCTCAAGATTGAGGACGTGCTGCCTTTCTTCCCAGACTTCGTCACCATCGACCACTTCAAAGAAGCCATCTGCAGCTCACTCAAGGCCTACAACTACCACATCCAAGAGCTGCAGCAGGAGATGGAAGAGGCCACAGCCAGCGCCCAGCGCATCCGGAGAGATCTGCAGGAGCTGCGGGGCCGCTACGGCACTGTGGAGCCCCAGGACAAATGTGCCACCTGCGACTTCCCCTTGCTTAACCGCCCTTTTTACCTCTTCCTCTGTGGCCACATGTTCCACGCTGACTGCCTGCTGCAGGCCGTGCGGCCTGGCCTGCCAGCCTACAAGCAGGCCCGGCTAGAGGAGCTGCAGCGGAAGCTGGGGGCTGTTCCGCCCCCCTCCAAGGGCTCTGCCCGGGCTAAGGAGGCTGAGGCAGGGGCGGCTGCCTCCGGCCCCAGCCGGGAACAGCTCAAGGCCGACCTGGATGAACTGGTGGCTGCTGAGTGTGTGTACTGTGGGGAGCTGATGATCCGCTCTATTGACCGGCCCTTTATTGACCCCCAGTGCTATGAGGAGGAGCACCTCAGTTGGTTGTAG